One window of the Epinephelus moara isolate mb chromosome 24, YSFRI_EMoa_1.0, whole genome shotgun sequence genome contains the following:
- the tead3b gene encoding TEA domain family member 3 b, translating into MYGRNELIARYIKLRTGKTRTRKQVSSHIQVLARKKVREYQAGIKDQASKDKALQNMAALSSAQIVSPSMIKNHLPPLPPAPYQPPRFWPAIPGQPGPSQELVLDLNPGRTPGLCRTSHAIKPFAQPPFTSLSGPVPQPIPSYEPLAPPPPPSATAVPVWQDRTIASSKLRMLEYSAFMEVQRDPDNYSKHLFVHIGQTNPSYSDPLLEAVDIRQIYDKFPEKKGGLKELYEKGPQNAFFLVKFWADLNSSGMQDGPGSFYGVSSQYSSLENMTITVSTKVCSFGKQVVEKVETEYARLEGGKCVYRIHRSPMCEYMINFIHKLKHLPEKYMMNSVLENFTILQVVTNRDTQETLLCIAFVFEVSTSEHGAQYHVYRLVKD; encoded by the exons ATGTATG GTCGCAATGAATTGATAGCAAGGTACATCAAGCTGAGGACGGGCAAAACCCGCACAAGAAAACAG GTGTCTAGTCACATACAGGTGTTAGCACGGAAGAAAGTTCGTGAATACCAGGCGGGTATAAAG GATCAGGCGTCTAAAGACAAAGCCCTGCAGAACATGGCAGCACTGTCGTCTGCACAGATCGTCTCCCCGAGTATGATAAAGAATCACCTTCCACCACTGCCTCCTGCCCCCTACCAACCACCCAGA TTCTGGCCTGCTATCCCAGGACAGCCTGGACCCTCTCAGGA GCTGGTTCTAGATCTCAACCCGGGAAGGACTCCTGGGCTTTGCCGCACCAGCCATGC CATCAAACCTTTTGCACAGCCCCCGTTCACAAGCCTATCAGGTCCTGTACCACAGCCCATACCAA GTTATGAGCCCTTggcgcctcctcctcctccatctgctACTGCAGTGCCAGTGTGGCAGGACCGGACCATCGCCTCCTCTAAGCTGCGGATGCTGGAGTACTCGGCCTTCATGGAGGTCCAGAGAGACCCAGACAAC TACAGCAAACACCTGTTCGTCCACATTGGACAGACAAACCCCTCGTACAGCGACCCGCTCCTCGAGGCCGTGGACATCCGGCAGATCTACGACAAGTTCCCTGAGAAGAAGGGCGGGCTCAAAGAGCTCTATGAGAAAGGCCCTCAGAATGCTTTCTTCCTCGTGAAATTCTGG GCGGACCTGAACAGCAGCGGCATGCAGGACGGTCCCGGCTCTTTCTACGGCGTCAGCAGCCAGTACAGCAGCCTCGAGAACATGACGATCACTGTTTCAACCAAAGTCTGCTCGTTTGGGAAGCAGGTTGTCGAGAAAGTTGAG acaGAATACGCCCGCCTGGAGGGAGGAAAGTGTGTTTACAGGATCCACCGCTCTCCGATGTGCGAGTACATGATCAACTTTATCCACAAACTCAAACACTTGCCTGAAAAATACATGATGAACAGTGTTCTTGAAAACTTCACTATCctacag GTGGTGACGAACCGCGACACCCAGGAGACCTTGCTCTGTATAGCGTTTGTTTTTGAGGTTTCCACGAGTGAACATGGAGCTCAGTATCACGTCTACAGACTTGTTAAAGACTAA